Within the Fimbriimonadia bacterium genome, the region TTGTCAACGATCATCTTCCTCGCAATGGCGCCGGCTTCTTGTCGCTCATGGCGCCCGGTGAGGGAAAGCCAGCAATGCACCCCGGCCAGAAGGCTGGGAGAGTGGCCGACGAAAAAAGTAGAAAAAATATAGACAGGACCTTGACAAACTTTTAGCGATGCTATATAATTCGCCTCGTCAGTTCGCTGCAGCGGCGCACGACCCCGGGCGCTCGATGCAGCCGAGAAAAACATCGCGCACAGGAGACGCAAGAAATGAAGACACTAGACGTTATCGCAGCCATTCTACTAGTCATCGGCGGCCTCAATTGGGGCTTGGTCGGCGTCATGCAGTTCGACCTCGTTGCCACTCTGTTCGGCGAAGGCTCCATCCTGAGCCGCATCGTGTACAGCCTCGTCGGTCTCAGCGCCCTGTATCAGGGACTGCAGTGGAAGGCCATCCAGACCCGTTGGAACGTCGCGCCCTCTATGGGCTAGCCCCGACTCGAATCACGCAACCAACATCAACCAAAGCACAGGAGGAAAACCAATGACCAACTCAGCCACCAAATTCGGGATTCTCGTTTTCGCATCAATCGCGGCAGTCACCGTCAGTCTCGTTCCGCCCGCAAACGCGGACAGCTCTTGCTCCTCAGGCGGCATGAAAAACGTTGCCTATGCGCCCGACGCGAAGAAGGACATCGTGGACACCGCGATCGCTGCCGGCAACTTCAAGACGCTCGTCGCGGCCGTCCAGAAGGCCGGTCTGGTCGAGACCCTGAAGGGTGACGGCCCGTTCACCGTGTTCGCTCCGACGGATGAGGCCTTCGCAAAGGTTCCGAAGGCCACGCTCGACGCTCTGCTCAACGACAAGGCGAAGCTGACGCAGGTGTTGACCTACCACGTCGTTGCCGGCTCGGTCAAAGCCAGTGACGTCGTCAAGCTAAAGTCCGCCAAGACCGTGAATGGTCAGTCTCTGAGCATCTCC harbors:
- a CDS encoding DUF378 domain-containing protein, whose product is MKTLDVIAAILLVIGGLNWGLVGVMQFDLVATLFGEGSILSRIVYSLVGLSALYQGLQWKAIQTRWNVAPSMG
- a CDS encoding fasciclin domain-containing protein, which produces MKNVAYAPDAKKDIVDTAIAAGNFKTLVAAVQKAGLVETLKGDGPFTVFAPTDEAFAKVPKATLDALLNDKAKLTQVLTYHVVAGSVKASDVVKLKSAKTVNGQSLSISATKNGVKVGNAKVLKTDISASNGVIHVIDTVLLPKFK